A single Oncorhynchus mykiss isolate Arlee chromosome 24, USDA_OmykA_1.1, whole genome shotgun sequence DNA region contains:
- the LOC110503917 gene encoding transcriptional adapter 2-alpha isoform X2 — MDRLACFGNDPSDKPPCRGCSSNLVEPYIKCAECGPSPFLLCLQCFTRGFEFKKHESDHKYEIMTSDFPVLEPGWTAQEEMAVLEAVMDCGFGNWQDVAYQMRTKSKEECEAHYMKNFINNPLFSSTLLNLRQIEEARTAVTAIPFKPTDDPPRPTFDSLLSRDMAGYMPARADFMEEFDNYAEWDLKDIDFVDDDSDLLHALKIAVVDIYHSRLKERGRRKKIIRDHGLINLRKFQILEHRYPKEVQDLYDAMRRFARVVGPIEHDKFIESHALEFELRREIGRLQEYRRAGIQSFCSAKVYERVKHVREDERRKRTMLVDVLQYIQDGRACQQWLSKQAAIDAGITPVVITTSDLL; from the exons ATGGACCGCTTGGCATGTTTTGGAA ATGACCCTTCTGACAAGCCCCCATGTCGAGGTTGCTCATCTAACCTGGTGGAACCCTACATAAAATGTGCTGAGTGTGGACCCTCACCTTTCCTTCTATGTCTCCAG TGTTTTACCAGAGGGTTTGAGTTCAAGAAACATGAGAGTGATCACAAGTATGAAATAATG ACGTCAGACTTCCCTGTGCTGGAACCTGGCTGGACAGCACAGGAAGAGATGGCCGTACTGGAAGCAGTTATGGACTGTGGCTTTGGGAACTg GCAGGATGTAGCATATCAGATGCGCACCAAAAGCAAGGAGGAGTGTGAGGCCCACTACATGAAGAACTTCATCAACAACCCCTTGTTCTCCTCCACCCTGCTCAATCTCAGACAGATAGAGGAGGCTCGTACTGCAGTCACAGCCATTCCCTTCAAAC CCACTGACGATCCCCCCAGGCCCACCTTTGACTCTCTGTTGTCTCGAGACATGGCTGGATACATGCCTGCCAGAGCAGACTTCATGGAG GAATTTGACAACTATGCTGAGTGGGATCTGAAAGACATTGATTTTGTGGATGATGACTCAGACCTACTACATG CGTTGAAGATTGCTGTTGTTGACATATACCATTCAAGGTTAAAGGAGAGGGGTAGAAGAAAGAA GATCATCAGGGACCATGGACTGATCAACCTGAGGAAGTTCCAGA TCCTGGAGCATCGCTACCCTAAGGAGGTACAGGATCTGTATGATGCTATGAGACGTTTCGCCAGGGTGGTGGGCCCTATCGAACACGACAAGTTCATAGAGAGTCATGCAT TGGAGTTTGAGCTGAGGAGAGAGATTGGCAGGCTGCAGGAGTACAGGAGAGCAGGCATCCAGTCTTTCTGCA GTGCCAAGGTGTATGAGCGTGTGAAGCACGTGCGGGAGGATGAGCGGAGGAAGAGGACCATGCTAGTTGATGTGCTGCAGTACATTCAGGACGGACGGGCCTGCCAGCAGTGGCTCAGCAAACAGGCTGCCAT TGATGCTGGTATCACTCCTGTTGTCATCACCACATCAG atctgTTATAG
- the LOC110503917 gene encoding transcriptional adapter 2-alpha isoform X1, translated as MDRLACFGNDPSDKPPCRGCSSNLVEPYIKCAECGPSPFLLCLQCFTRGFEFKKHESDHKYEIMTSDFPVLEPGWTAQEEMAVLEAVMDCGFGNWQDVAYQMRTKSKEECEAHYMKNFINNPLFSSTLLNLRQIEEARTAVTAIPFKPTDDPPRPTFDSLLSRDMAGYMPARADFMEEFDNYAEWDLKDIDFVDDDSDLLHALKIAVVDIYHSRLKERGRRKKIIRDHGLINLRKFQILEHRYPKEVQDLYDAMRRFARVVGPIEHDKFIESHALEFELRREIGRLQEYRRAGIQSFCSAKVYERVKHVREDERRKRTMLVDVLQYIQDGRACQQWLSKQAAIDAGITPVVITTSATGRRSAPPLNLTGLPGTEKLNDREKELCQVVRLVPGAYLEYKQALLNECRRQGGLRLAQARALIKIDVNKTRKIYDFLIKEGYINKA; from the exons ATGGACCGCTTGGCATGTTTTGGAA ATGACCCTTCTGACAAGCCCCCATGTCGAGGTTGCTCATCTAACCTGGTGGAACCCTACATAAAATGTGCTGAGTGTGGACCCTCACCTTTCCTTCTATGTCTCCAG TGTTTTACCAGAGGGTTTGAGTTCAAGAAACATGAGAGTGATCACAAGTATGAAATAATG ACGTCAGACTTCCCTGTGCTGGAACCTGGCTGGACAGCACAGGAAGAGATGGCCGTACTGGAAGCAGTTATGGACTGTGGCTTTGGGAACTg GCAGGATGTAGCATATCAGATGCGCACCAAAAGCAAGGAGGAGTGTGAGGCCCACTACATGAAGAACTTCATCAACAACCCCTTGTTCTCCTCCACCCTGCTCAATCTCAGACAGATAGAGGAGGCTCGTACTGCAGTCACAGCCATTCCCTTCAAAC CCACTGACGATCCCCCCAGGCCCACCTTTGACTCTCTGTTGTCTCGAGACATGGCTGGATACATGCCTGCCAGAGCAGACTTCATGGAG GAATTTGACAACTATGCTGAGTGGGATCTGAAAGACATTGATTTTGTGGATGATGACTCAGACCTACTACATG CGTTGAAGATTGCTGTTGTTGACATATACCATTCAAGGTTAAAGGAGAGGGGTAGAAGAAAGAA GATCATCAGGGACCATGGACTGATCAACCTGAGGAAGTTCCAGA TCCTGGAGCATCGCTACCCTAAGGAGGTACAGGATCTGTATGATGCTATGAGACGTTTCGCCAGGGTGGTGGGCCCTATCGAACACGACAAGTTCATAGAGAGTCATGCAT TGGAGTTTGAGCTGAGGAGAGAGATTGGCAGGCTGCAGGAGTACAGGAGAGCAGGCATCCAGTCTTTCTGCA GTGCCAAGGTGTATGAGCGTGTGAAGCACGTGCGGGAGGATGAGCGGAGGAAGAGGACCATGCTAGTTGATGTGCTGCAGTACATTCAGGACGGACGGGCCTGCCAGCAGTGGCTCAGCAAACAGGCTGCCAT TGATGCTGGTATCACTCCTGTTGTCATCACCACATCAG CAACAGGCAGGAGAAGCGCCCCTCCTCTCAACCTGACTGGCCTGCCAGGGACAGAGAAGCTCAACGACAGGGAGAAAGAG CTGTGCCAGGTGGTGCGTCTGGTGCCAGGTGCCTACCTGGAGTACAAGCAGGCCCTGCTGAACGAGTGCAGGCGGCAGGGTGGTCTACGGCTGGCACAGGCCCGGGCACTCATCAAGATTGATGTCAACAAGACACGCAAGATCTACGACTTCCTGATCAAGGAGGGCTACATCAACAAGGCCTAG
- the LOC110503918 gene encoding dual specificity protein phosphatase 14, translated as MGSRSQGGFFHHHHHHSSVVPTAVPRLLTENGSLLGGIAQITPNLFLSRGNVASNRSLLLSKGITCVVNATIELPNFNWPHVEYVKVPLADMPHSPLSLYFDSIADKIHSVGRKRGAVLVHCAAGVSRSASLCLAYLMKYHRVSLAEAHAWVKARRPVIRPNGGFWRQLIDYERKLFGRNSVKMVQTPYGVIPDVYERERRNLAPYWGL; from the coding sequence ATGGGTTCCCGCAGTCAAGGTGGCTTtttccaccatcaccaccaccacagctcGGTGGTGCCCACAGCCGTGCCCAGGCTTCTCACAGAGAACGGCAGTCTGCTAGGGGGCATTGCCCAGATCACCCCTAACCTCTTCCTGAGCCGGGGAAACGTGGCGTCCAACCGCAGCCTGCTGCTGTCCAAGGGCATCACCTGTGTGGTCAATGCCACTATTGAGCTGCCCAACTTCAACTGGCCCCACGTGGAGTATGTAAAGGTACCCCTGGCGGACATGccccactcccccctctccctttactTCGACAGCATAGCTGATAAGATCCACAGTGTTGGGAGAAAGCGGGGAGCCGTGCTGGTGCACTGTGCTGCAGGGGTGAGCCGCTCAGCCTCCCTGTGCCTGGCCTACCTGATGAAGTACCACCGCGTGTCTCTGGCTGAGGCCCACGCTTGGGTCAAGGCCCGCCGGCCAGTCATCCGGCCCAACGGGGGCTTCTGGCGTCAGCTCATCGACTACGAAAGGAAGCTGTTTGGCAGGAACTCTGTGAAAATGGTGCAGACGCCCTACGGGGTGATACCTGACGTCTATGAGCGGGAGCGCAGGAATCTGGCACCCTACTGGGGCCTGTAG